From the genome of Medicago truncatula cultivar Jemalong A17 chromosome 2, MtrunA17r5.0-ANR, whole genome shotgun sequence:
TATATTGTTCAACATCCACTTTTCCATCCAATGTGAGACTCTAAATCATGCTTGATATACAAACAAGCACTCAAAGTGCGAGTTCATCCATTCATCTGAGATGCTTTCCCTTAAGTTTCATCCACATACAATTACGCCACCATTGACACTCAACATCAACGAGATCCGCAACTTGACCATCATTATAAAGCAGACTTTTGATATAAGGAGTCAATCTCCTTTATTCAAATAATCAACTCTTATACCACTATTGTATTGCAAGGAGAGCTTGGTGGATCATTCTCTTGAGTTAACAACAACCACACTAGTGAATTGAGCAACATATTTTTCACCAAAATCTCAAGGTATTAGGCATATAAGTTTTTGTAACTTAATATTTATTTCCACTTTTCCATTCAAGGTGAACCGTGTTCTCATACTTGATATGCGAACAGAACTCGACCAATACATAGTTTAGATTATTTAGATGTGAGCAAATTAAAggtaatattctttttttgataGAGTCAAAATCCAATtcattgtcatttaaaaagaccGTCTCACTAATTAAAGTTAAAGATTGTCGATCAATTTTActattctaaaaattaattcgatctactttttttttgaagaaaatgtattTTAAAGTACACATTATCGAACCTTAAATTTCggggaaaaaaagaaaagaaatagagtCCTAAACAAGCtaatataaatttaagaaaatgtgcTTCAACTTAACATCTCCTAAATCAACAAACCAATTCAACATTTTTTACTCTATTAAGTAATTGATAGAGCCCTAAACAAGCTGAtacaaatttaagaaaatgtacTTCAACTAAACATCTCCTAAATCAACGAACCAATTCAACATTTGTTTACTCTATTAAGTAATTAGTGGACGAGACCATAAATCCTAATCAAATGGTAAAAGTGTCAAATTGCGAGGCTGGATGTTGTGAGCATGATTTAAACTCCAACATCTTAACTTATGTATGTGAATTTTTATAGTTATTTGTCattcgtctatctaaaaaaaaattaattgatgatttccaattgcaaaatttattaatatatttaggaCCAAGTTAAATGCATTCttataatttcaaaataaaaaaaatgactattTCCTTTTGGAGTTGGAGTACAATGCAACTAAAGTGAGATGAGATCAGAAAAAGATAAACCTAAACCTTTGCCGCAAGAGTGCAAAGCCATTTGGCCTAAACCTTGGTTGTTGTGCCGCCTTCAACGGCTTTTGACTTTGCTAATGCCGGCAACAAAACAAGGACACGTATATAcaaacaaattagaaaatattaataattttatactattttaattaaattgaaatactacatttttaaataaatttgcatGCATGAAcaggaaataaaaataaccctcctccaaaaaaataaaaataacccacatttttattataaaaaagaaaatactagAAATATGATATTATAAGTTGTGTGAtaaagtttttttgaaaattttaaaaattgtccaATAAAAAAGgtctaaattttttgattttctacaaaatgatattttcaatcAGATATCATCTTCGTGCAACCGCATGTACTAATCAATCGTGTCTTAAACTCAAATGGATGATAAACTCTCTCTGATCGATTTAAAGCTGTTGCATTACAAAactatattcaaattcaaaccttGCTAAAGTTAGAAGAGATCTATATTATCTCATCTCAAAATGATAATtatatttcatgttttttaatttctgaaaaatgTAGTACTACTTAGTGATGTTTGCACCAACTAAAAATAGTACTAGtactagtaataataataatgcaatAAAATATGCTTGGCTCCTATACACAAACATAGAAATTTATAAAGAAGAATGGGTGACACAATCACACTCTGTAAATTGAAGAAACAGgttccttcatcttctccttccATTTTGTCTTTCTctattttcctttctttaatATTGAAGCTTGCAATGCGTGCCAAGTCCAAGTCTATTAATTAAACCCTCAATTCCAAGTCACTTTCACAACATATAACCCGTTTCGTTTTTTCTTAAATGCTCCTTccatttcattttctctctgaCTCACTTAACATAACcgtttgagagagagagagagagagagagagagagagagagagagagagagagagagagagagatgagtcAACTCGGTTTATTATTGCAAGAACCGGTTCAGTCTCAAACTGAGTCAACAACGATTCTCGGTTTGTTAAGAGAACAAATGGACGGTGTTGATGGAGTTCCTCGTCGGAGACGAAGTTTCAAGGAACGGTTAGGATTTATTGGATGCTGTGGGGCCAATTGGGGATTccgttcttcttcttcatctgacTCACAACAGAATCAGCAACGGATTCTTGATACGGATCCGAGTGAAGATCCGAATATGTGTGTGGCTCCGGTGATTCAAACAGGTTCCAGTTCTTCGAGTATGAATCTTGCAGCGGCGTTGGCGGCAGAGAGGCAACTCCGAGGACCGGCGGCGGAAACGAGTGGCGGAGGAGGGAGGATGCCTGGGACGCCGTGGAGAGTGTCCTTGATGCGGTTGTTGGAGGAAACGGAAAACGGTGATACGGTGGTGGTTAAGGCGGAGGAGAAAGTTGGCACTATGGCGGGGAATGATTCAGTGTGTTGTGTGTGCATGGGGAGGAATAAAGGTGCGGCGTTTATTCCATGTGGACATACTTTTTGCAGGGTTTGTTCTAGGGAGCTGTGGTTGAATAGAGGCTCTTGTCCCCTTTGTAATCGTTCTATTATTGAGATTCTTgacattttttagaaaattatacGGCCACATGCATGTTTGGTATCAGAGTAGATTTATTTGTTGGAATCACACTGATCAATCTATCGTGATATCAAACATGCAGGATGAGCTTGATTGAATGAATATTTTTCATGcctaatttgattattatgaatGTCATTTCATGCATGTGCAATTTGTTAATGCTCCAAATGTGTATTACAAGTATCTTTTTTTACGTAATGTTATGCTATGAATATGATCATCATCCATTGGATAAAAAAGTCGGCTGAAGTATtgagttttgatttattttactttatggTTGTggatttaattgatataaaaataatttgtgtttAATCATACACTAATTTTATAATTGAGTGCAGCTAATGATGCTTCTTTGTTTGTTGTCTTCAACATATAATCCCATCACAAAGTTGACCTTACCCAATTGTCTTTTGTCTTCCTATCAAACAATCATTAGTAGAAATTAGAATAAGCAAATGTGCAATTCGTGTAATTggttaatttttgaaataagaGTACTTTGATTTTTCATACCAAATTTCCTACACTTTGTTGCTCCTTATTAGGTCTTGTAATTGTGTTTACGTTGATTATTTTGTGTCTATCACAAATCTGATAACAAATAAAAGCAAGTCTTTCAAAATTAAGTTATATATGTCGATTTCGTTAGTAAAGaatattttgtgaaaattcaagTTTTGACAACAAATCAATTTCACAAGTGTGTAacgattttttttgtcaaattgtcAATGAATTTTAGCCACCTGTCTGACGAGAAATCAACATACATATGACAAAATGTTATCAATGATTTTCTTTAATATCAACAATGTGACAAGAAATTAAATTGACAAAgatgttgttaattatttttccGGCAAATAAAACCATAAACTAAGACTCCTTGTGGTCCAATTCCGATCAACTCATTGAACTGATGACGACTTCCTTCATGTCTCTTCAATTCTACGATGAGCTGACATTTGAAAAAGACGACAACAATGGGGAATGAGATTTACCATCTCAATGAGTTTGCAAAACGGGATCAAACACAATGATCTGTTATTGTAAAATCTGTTAGTTAAAACTTAATGAGCTGAATAAATTAGCTTCCTTATTTTTAGCAACAACTTAAACTTTGCCCATTCGGTTTGAAACGAATCACTGAATACTAGCATAACATACAATAACTCACTTACCTGTCTCTATTGTAATTTACACAAGTCTTAAGGTATTCCTGGCAAGGTGCTTAGGCGACGACGTTTAGTGCGCAAATGACAAAAGTGGTACAAGATAGAGTGTGCGGATGAAAGAACTTCCACTTGAAAGGTGAGCATGATGAATTGATGGACTCACACAGAGATAGATTGTTGTGTGCAATTGTAAGTTAGAAGTCCCATGCCTGTTAGAAAGTTTAGGTTGGATATTTTATAAGTGATGGGATCCATAAACCAATTGCCATATGGTTTTGGGTAaaagtgtggtgtctctctcacTTATGCTATTGCTCTTGCCTAATGTGGATGGTCCCTCAGACTCCCCTCGCGACCCAACATTTTTAACATATTGTCACTCAAACCAAAGATAGAGCATATCTTGAACTTACTCCTCATTCTTAAGTGAcatatttttattctatttattttattttgacttgcTCGTGCCCGTCTGTTCATCATCTTATTGCGCTAATATGTATAAATTTtaaagagtgttttttttttttttttttattttttttattaaaactattttgattttgattaaaattgcttttattttttagggaaaaattaCATGTATAGATAATAGATATTATGCAATTTCATATCGTAATAAATTATACTTATCTTTGTCaatgataaaaacaatattacaaatataatgtttttcaaaaaaatataacaaatatgatataaattcttatcttgtTGAATGACACCAGCAAAATAGCATTCTTATAGTCAAATTTGATTTAAAGTATAATTAGAAGGAGAAAAAGTCAGCTCAAAACaacctattttctttatatataatataaattttagagTCGTTAGGCACTTTTACCAACAataggtaaataaaaaaaattatcgtcCTTCGCACTTCTCGCACGTCCTTCATTTTCAACATTTTGCCTCtattcgaattatataatctcaaactTAAACACAcacttcatattttataatttgaaccaTACCAATATAAAAGTTACGTCCATCTACCTTCCCTAATTTCCACAGTTATGTTTTCATAACCTAAAATACTAAAAGAAAAATCTCAAATTTGAACCTTGCTACACTGTTCCATATTGCAAGTTTAGTTTCTCAAATACATCACATTTGAGAGGTGGGATTTAGCATGGGAATGACtagttgtttcccaccatgaaaaagtttttttttccaaccATTGGATTGTAGAggagtattaattttatcatggaTTGTCTGCActacatttttttcctttctcttctacactttttttgttcagatcttgaattttttttaattgatcaataattttttttttgggaaaggaCAATATCCTAACAACTCTGAAGCCCCGATACTCCAAAAATGGTGTGTTTCACCGTGATCATGATGATGTTGTTAGAATAACAAGGGAACACGATGTGTCGTTGGGTTATGGTAGTCAAATACAATCAACTACAGATAACAATGACGAAGACCAACATGACCCTCAAGTAAATCGCGGAAGACATCATCGAAGACGAGGGTGTGGGACAGCAGggcatttataataattgtagttgattattattattattattattattattattattatttatgcatgcaattaatgtaacaccccgttttcccaacataaaaattcataacaattattagagtattcaacacataaacggaatgctacacttctttaaaatcataaatgagataaataacaatttatccttcaacataattattcaaaacttcgcagcggatttatttcaacaacataattagttttggcacgaaggcctcatcaaaacatctcataaaaattccAAACTAAATCATAGTCATgtaaaatcataagcaatacgtaaggaatagaaaatagccacaaaagtttccatcccgttacgaatcagagcacctaaagacacggtgagagatagccactcacgacagcaaaacaccagctacttattctcgatcacctgcaagttactcatacgaagagcaacatttccaagcagaaggggtgagatttcacaaaacaataatattaagcaggtttgttggtgttggtgggtGGTTGTAGTTTTGGTTGGTGTACATTGGGTATTGTGGGTTGTTGTGGGGGGATAATTGGTGTTGGACGGTGCAACTTGGTTTGGTCATTATAGGAGaagtagttgttgttgaatgtGCT
Proteins encoded in this window:
- the LOC11438347 gene encoding uncharacterized protein; this translates as MSQLGLLLQEPVQSQTESTTILGLLREQMDGVDGVPRRRRSFKERLGFIGCCGANWGFRSSSSSDSQQNQQRILDTDPSEDPNMCVAPVIQTGSSSSSMNLAAALAAERQLRGPAAETSGGGGRMPGTPWRVSLMRLLEETENGDTVVVKAEEKVGTMAGNDSVCCVCMGRNKGAAFIPCGHTFCRVCSRELWLNRGSCPLCNRSIIEILDIF